One Synechococcus sp. JA-2-3B'a(2-13) genomic window carries:
- a CDS encoding GDP-L-fucose synthase family protein, whose amino-acid sequence MPNSLPSSVDLSQKRILLTGGSGFLGKHVLQQLQVLGVKPEQVRIPRSRTQDLRRWEVCQEVVQGQDIVIHLAAHVGGIGLNQAKPAELFYDNLIMGSQLIHAAYLAGVEKFVCVGTICAYPKFTPVPFKEEDLWNGYPEETNAPYGIAKKALLVQLQAYRQQYGFNGIYLLPVNLYGPMDNFDPESSHVIPALIRKVHEAQQRGQNYVEVWGDGSPTREFFYAEDAARGIVMATQLYDGADPLNLGTGEEISIRDLIALICELMEFRGEIRWQTDKPNGQPRRCLDVSKARERMGFVAKVGLREGLQRTIDWYRRHACSGQS is encoded by the coding sequence ATGCCCAACAGCTTGCCCAGCTCCGTCGATCTCAGCCAGAAGCGCATTTTGCTCACAGGGGGCAGCGGCTTTTTGGGCAAACATGTGCTGCAACAGTTGCAGGTGCTGGGGGTAAAGCCGGAGCAGGTGCGCATCCCGCGCTCCCGCACCCAGGATCTGCGCCGTTGGGAAGTCTGCCAAGAGGTGGTGCAAGGGCAAGATATCGTCATCCATTTGGCCGCCCACGTGGGTGGCATCGGCCTCAACCAAGCCAAGCCGGCAGAACTCTTCTACGACAACCTCATCATGGGATCCCAGCTCATCCACGCCGCCTACCTGGCCGGGGTGGAGAAGTTTGTCTGCGTGGGCACCATCTGCGCCTATCCCAAGTTCACCCCCGTTCCCTTCAAGGAAGAGGATCTCTGGAACGGCTACCCAGAGGAGACCAACGCCCCCTACGGCATCGCCAAGAAAGCCCTGCTGGTGCAGCTGCAGGCCTACCGGCAGCAGTACGGCTTCAACGGCATCTACCTGCTGCCGGTGAACCTCTACGGCCCCATGGACAACTTCGACCCCGAAAGCTCCCACGTCATCCCAGCCTTGATCCGCAAAGTGCACGAAGCGCAGCAACGGGGCCAAAACTACGTCGAAGTGTGGGGGGATGGTAGCCCCACCCGCGAGTTTTTCTACGCTGAAGATGCGGCCCGCGGCATTGTCATGGCCACCCAGCTTTACGACGGGGCGGATCCCTTGAACCTGGGCACCGGTGAAGAGATCTCCATCCGGGATCTGATTGCCCTCATCTGCGAGCTGATGGAGTTCCGGGGAGAGATCCGCTGGCAAACGGACAAGCCCAATGGCCAACCCCGCCGCTGTCTGGATGTCTCCAAGGCCCGAGAGAGGATGGGTTTTGTGGCCAAAGTCGGCCTGCGAGAAGGTCTGCAGCGCACCATCGACTGGTACCGCCGCCACGCCTGCTCTGGGCAAAGTTAG
- a CDS encoding DevA family ABC transporter ATP-binding protein: protein MLTPLLDQAALASAQNAVEPVVKAEGVNHYFGEGSLRKQILFDISFALQPGEIVLLTGPSGSGKTTLLTLLGALRSVQEGSLRVLGQELRGAQPSTLIQIRRQVGYIFQAHNLLRSLTAAQNVRMALELHNGLSPQEAQQRAEAMLAAVGLGDRVHYYPEQLSGGQKQRVAIARALVSHPKLVLADEPTAALDSKSGREVVTLMEKLAREQGCTILMVTHDNRILDIADRVLHMEDGRLESQAVA from the coding sequence ATGCTGACTCCTCTTCTCGATCAAGCTGCCCTTGCTTCTGCCCAGAATGCCGTTGAGCCGGTGGTGAAAGCCGAAGGGGTGAACCACTATTTCGGCGAGGGATCCCTGCGCAAGCAGATTCTCTTCGACATTAGCTTTGCCCTGCAGCCAGGGGAGATCGTGCTGCTGACTGGCCCTTCCGGCTCCGGCAAAACCACCCTGCTGACGCTGCTGGGGGCCTTGCGCTCGGTGCAGGAGGGCAGCTTGCGGGTGTTGGGACAGGAGCTGCGGGGAGCTCAGCCCAGTACTCTCATTCAAATCCGCCGCCAGGTCGGGTACATTTTCCAGGCCCATAACCTGCTGCGATCCCTGACGGCAGCCCAAAACGTGCGCATGGCCCTGGAGCTGCACAACGGCCTCTCTCCTCAGGAAGCCCAGCAGCGAGCGGAAGCAATGCTGGCGGCGGTGGGCCTGGGGGATCGCGTCCACTACTACCCGGAACAGCTTTCCGGCGGACAAAAGCAGCGGGTGGCCATTGCCCGCGCCTTGGTTAGCCATCCCAAGCTGGTGCTGGCGGACGAGCCCACGGCAGCCCTAGATAGTAAGTCGGGCCGCGAGGTGGTGACCCTGATGGAGAAGTTGGCGCGGGAGCAGGGTTGCACCATCCTCATGGTGACCCACGACAACCGCATCCTGGACATTGCAGATCGGGTGCTGCACATGGAAGATGGACGGCTGGAGAGCCAAGCCGTTGCCTAA
- the devC gene encoding ABC transporter permease DevC, whose amino-acid sequence MYSLFSVAFIAHRIPLAWLQLTREKIRLLVALAGIAFACILMFMQLGFQDSLLESAIRFHVALKGEIFLVSPQSNALIAMNTFSQRRLYQALGFEGVRAISPVYVGFALWKNPETRRTRSIFVVGVDPSADLLDLPELTPDKLEEIKKADVVLFDRRSRSEFGPIPEWFESGREVVTEVGNRRVQVGGLFEMGATFGADGTILTSDLNFLRIFPQRGRGLVDIGVVQLQPGVDPDPLVRQMRALLPEDVRVLSRAEFIDMEQTYWEEGTAIGFIFGLGVGMGFIVGIVIVYQILYTDVSDHLAEYATLKAMGYTDTYLLGVVFQEALLLAGLGYIPAFALSVLLYDLTANATLLPIAMTFNRAVLVLGLAVSMCFISGAIAVRRLRAADPADIF is encoded by the coding sequence ATGTACAGCCTGTTCAGTGTGGCTTTTATCGCCCATCGGATCCCGTTGGCCTGGCTGCAGTTGACGCGGGAGAAGATCCGCCTGCTGGTGGCCCTGGCGGGCATTGCCTTTGCTTGCATCTTGATGTTCATGCAGTTGGGCTTCCAAGACAGTCTGCTGGAAAGTGCCATCCGCTTCCACGTGGCCCTGAAGGGAGAGATCTTCCTGGTCAGCCCCCAGTCCAACGCCCTGATTGCCATGAACACCTTCTCCCAGCGGCGACTCTATCAGGCTTTGGGCTTTGAGGGGGTGCGGGCCATCTCGCCTGTCTATGTGGGCTTTGCCCTCTGGAAAAACCCAGAGACCCGCCGTACCCGCAGCATTTTTGTGGTAGGAGTGGATCCCTCGGCTGATCTGTTGGACTTGCCGGAACTGACGCCGGACAAGCTGGAAGAGATCAAAAAGGCGGACGTGGTGCTGTTTGACCGCCGCTCCCGCAGCGAGTTTGGCCCCATCCCAGAGTGGTTTGAGTCCGGGCGAGAGGTGGTTACTGAGGTGGGAAACCGCCGCGTCCAGGTGGGGGGCCTGTTTGAGATGGGGGCCACCTTTGGAGCCGACGGCACCATCCTCACCAGCGACCTCAATTTCCTGCGCATTTTTCCGCAGCGGGGGCGCGGCCTAGTGGATATCGGCGTGGTGCAGCTTCAGCCGGGTGTGGATCCGGATCCCTTGGTGCGGCAGATGCGGGCTTTGCTGCCGGAAGATGTGCGGGTGCTCTCACGGGCGGAGTTTATCGATATGGAGCAAACCTACTGGGAAGAGGGCACAGCCATCGGCTTTATTTTCGGCCTGGGGGTGGGCATGGGCTTTATTGTCGGCATTGTGATTGTCTATCAAATTCTCTACACCGATGTGTCGGATCACCTGGCAGAATATGCCACTCTCAAAGCCATGGGCTATACCGATACCTACCTGCTGGGGGTGGTATTTCAGGAGGCGCTCCTGCTGGCCGGCTTGGGGTACATTCCTGCCTTTGCCCTGTCGGTTTTGCTCTACGATTTGACGGCCAATGCCACGTTGCTGCCTATTGCCATGACCTTCAACCGGGCAGTGCTGGTGCTGGGGCTGGCGGTGAGCATGTGTTTCATCTCAGGAGCGATTGCCGTGCGACGGCTGCGGGCAGCCGATCCTGCCGACATTTTCTAG
- a CDS encoding ABC exporter membrane fusion protein, producing the protein MNPRALWSLAGVGLLGCAGLAWLGLSKQGATQSVSGSAEATVEMRLPPQVGALGRLEPEGEVLRIAGSPGERLGELLVAEGDRVVAGQVLARLESYAERLAEREYAAAQLQEARARLQAETRFSQAQIQEARTRLSRLDEPQQMQIRSQEAVVERIRAELADAEANLARFQELWQEGAISQQELDQRRLLVRQRQEDLRAAEATLSQLRLARERDLLNAQAQVQAAEAGLSLAQAQVQLGSLARNLELAEARLERTLIRAPRAGQVLKIHTRPGEVIPAGEGILELGNTDQMMVVAEVYETDILRVRPGQQATISNRALPETLQGRVERVGLQIGKKDVLNTDPAADVDARVVEVYIRLDPESSARVAGLTNLQVNVAIDVEG; encoded by the coding sequence ATGAACCCACGAGCGCTCTGGTCGCTGGCAGGAGTCGGGCTGCTTGGTTGTGCCGGTCTGGCATGGCTGGGATTGAGCAAACAGGGAGCCACACAGTCGGTATCGGGAAGTGCAGAGGCAACGGTGGAAATGCGGCTGCCTCCGCAAGTTGGTGCTTTGGGTCGCCTGGAGCCGGAGGGGGAAGTGCTGCGCATTGCCGGTTCCCCCGGAGAACGGCTGGGAGAGCTGCTGGTGGCCGAGGGGGATCGCGTGGTGGCAGGCCAAGTGCTAGCCCGCTTGGAAAGCTACGCCGAGCGGTTGGCGGAGCGAGAGTACGCTGCCGCCCAACTTCAAGAGGCCCGCGCCCGGTTGCAGGCCGAGACCCGTTTCAGTCAGGCCCAAATCCAAGAGGCACGCACCCGCCTCAGCCGTCTGGACGAGCCGCAACAGATGCAAATCCGCTCCCAGGAAGCGGTGGTGGAACGTATCCGGGCAGAACTGGCCGATGCCGAGGCCAATCTGGCCCGCTTTCAGGAGCTCTGGCAGGAAGGAGCAATCTCGCAACAAGAGCTGGATCAACGCCGGCTGCTGGTGCGGCAACGACAGGAGGACTTGCGGGCTGCCGAAGCCACCCTGAGCCAACTGCGCCTGGCCCGTGAGCGCGATCTGCTCAATGCCCAAGCCCAAGTCCAAGCTGCCGAGGCGGGACTGAGTCTGGCCCAAGCCCAAGTCCAACTGGGATCCCTGGCCCGCAATCTGGAACTGGCAGAAGCTCGCCTAGAGCGCACCCTCATCCGCGCTCCCCGTGCTGGACAGGTGCTCAAGATCCACACCCGCCCTGGAGAGGTCATCCCCGCCGGCGAGGGCATTCTCGAGCTGGGCAACACTGACCAAATGATGGTGGTGGCCGAGGTCTACGAAACAGACATCTTGCGGGTTCGGCCAGGCCAGCAGGCCACCATTAGCAACCGCGCTCTGCCAGAAACCCTGCAGGGCCGAGTGGAGCGGGTAGGCCTGCAGATTGGCAAGAAAGATGTGCTCAACACCGACCCAGCTGCCGATGTGGATGCCCGCGTGGTGGAAGTGTATATCCGCCTGGATCCGGAGAGCAGCGCCCGCGTGGCTGGCCTGACCAACCTGCAGGTGAATGTGGCCATCGATGTCGAGGGGTAG
- the murC gene encoding UDP-N-acetylmuramate--L-alanine ligase, whose product MPVPSQPLPLHLDPLDPLLSTYHFVGIGGVGMSALAYILAKQGFRVSGSDIVANGRTRRLEALGVRFFQGHSSEGLVGDPQVVYSSAIRPTNPELAAALGKGLTVWHRADLLAALFNRRSGIGVAGTHGKTTTSSMIGYVLLSAGWDPTLIIGGEVDAWDGNARLGKGEYWVAEVDESDGSLVRLYPKIGVITNIELDHPDHYADLGQVIRAFQQYGQQSQTLVACLDCPNVAAHLRVDVGYSLTGHPQAQYQARQILYTASFTCAEIWEKGSLLGQLRLQVLGSHNLSNALAAVAVGRQLGLEFAVIASALAQFRGAHRRFEHKGEVGGVTFIDDYAHHPSEIRATLQAARLQQRRVVAVFQPHRHSRLAALFQDFARCFGEADVVVIVPTYGAGEPAPEGSDSLRLAVAVAEHHPHVRYVSSLPQLPEVLPSVLQPGDLAVFLGAGDLNQQIIATMRAYAAQVREQPGQAKNPNFS is encoded by the coding sequence TTGCCGGTTCCGTCTCAGCCTCTGCCCCTGCATTTGGATCCCCTAGATCCCTTGCTTTCGACCTATCACTTTGTGGGCATTGGTGGAGTAGGGATGTCGGCCCTGGCCTATATCCTGGCTAAACAAGGGTTTCGCGTTTCCGGATCCGACATTGTCGCCAATGGCCGTACCCGCCGCCTGGAAGCTTTGGGGGTGCGCTTCTTTCAGGGCCACAGCTCGGAGGGATTGGTCGGGGATCCCCAGGTGGTCTATTCCAGCGCCATTCGCCCCACCAATCCAGAATTGGCTGCTGCCCTGGGCAAGGGATTGACGGTTTGGCACCGGGCAGACTTGTTGGCGGCTCTGTTTAACCGTCGCTCTGGCATTGGGGTGGCCGGCACTCACGGCAAAACCACCACCAGCAGCATGATCGGCTATGTGTTGCTCTCGGCGGGCTGGGATCCCACCTTGATTATCGGCGGGGAAGTGGATGCCTGGGATGGCAATGCCCGTCTGGGCAAGGGGGAGTATTGGGTGGCCGAGGTGGATGAGTCGGATGGATCTCTGGTGCGGCTCTATCCCAAGATTGGGGTGATCACCAACATTGAGCTGGATCACCCCGATCACTACGCCGATTTGGGGCAGGTGATCCGGGCTTTTCAACAGTATGGGCAGCAGAGCCAAACCCTGGTGGCCTGCCTGGACTGTCCCAACGTGGCGGCTCACCTGAGGGTGGATGTGGGCTACAGCCTGACCGGTCATCCCCAAGCCCAGTACCAAGCTCGCCAAATCCTCTACACTGCCAGTTTCACCTGCGCTGAGATCTGGGAAAAGGGATCCCTGCTCGGACAGCTTCGCCTACAGGTGTTGGGATCCCACAACCTCAGCAATGCCCTGGCGGCGGTTGCCGTTGGGCGACAGTTGGGCTTGGAGTTTGCGGTGATTGCCTCAGCTTTGGCGCAATTTCGGGGGGCGCATCGCCGCTTTGAGCACAAGGGGGAAGTGGGTGGAGTCACCTTTATCGACGACTATGCCCACCATCCCAGCGAGATTCGAGCCACCCTGCAGGCAGCACGGCTACAGCAGCGGCGGGTGGTGGCGGTATTTCAGCCCCATCGCCACAGCCGCTTGGCTGCCCTGTTCCAAGATTTTGCCCGCTGCTTTGGGGAGGCGGACGTAGTGGTGATCGTGCCCACGTATGGGGCAGGAGAGCCGGCGCCTGAGGGTTCCGACAGCTTGCGCTTGGCCGTGGCGGTGGCGGAGCACCATCCCCATGTGCGCTATGTGTCGTCTTTGCCGCAATTGCCGGAGGTGTTGCCGTCCGTCCTGCAGCCTGGAGATCTCGCCGTTTTTTTGGGCGCAGGGGACCTAAATCAGCAGATAATCGCTACGATGCGGGCATATGCGGCTCAGGTGAGGGAACAGCCTGGGCAAGCCAAAAATCCAAACTTCAGCTGA
- the murB gene encoding UDP-N-acetylmuramate dehydrogenase, with protein sequence MTTAPVVPQRDGSCESEAASLTAEDRLLPRGPAALLSGRIQSGIPLAPLTTFRVGGKAEWYCEPRSHLELQQCLAWARAEGIPTTLLGAGSNLLISDAGLKGLVIGTRRLRGIQLLEGGRIWAAAGEPLVNLSRAAARQGWSGLEWAIGIPGTLGGAVVMNAGAHGRAMADVLVEVQILDEEQEPCRLEPADLQFGYRRSRLQDSPWTVTGATLQLIPSRDPSQVQWETQRYLNQRLSSQPYHLPSCGSVFRNPESHPAGWLIEQVGLKGYRIGGAQISERHANFILNCHQASAKDIYRLIRLAQEKVYQQWSVLLEPEVRILGSFED encoded by the coding sequence ATGACGACGGCTCCGGTGGTGCCTCAGCGGGACGGTTCCTGTGAGTCTGAGGCGGCAAGTCTTACCGCTGAAGACAGGCTTCTCCCCCGCGGGCCGGCGGCTCTGCTATCTGGACGAATTCAATCGGGGATCCCGTTGGCTCCTCTGACCACCTTTCGTGTGGGCGGCAAGGCCGAGTGGTATTGTGAGCCCCGTAGCCACCTGGAGCTGCAGCAGTGTTTGGCTTGGGCGCGAGCAGAAGGGATCCCCACGACGCTGTTAGGGGCAGGCAGCAATCTGCTCATCAGCGATGCGGGGTTGAAGGGGCTGGTGATCGGCACTCGCCGTTTGCGGGGGATCCAACTGCTGGAAGGGGGGAGAATTTGGGCCGCTGCCGGAGAGCCTTTGGTCAATCTGTCGCGGGCCGCCGCCAGGCAAGGCTGGAGTGGGTTGGAGTGGGCGATTGGGATCCCGGGCACCCTGGGGGGAGCCGTGGTGATGAATGCGGGTGCCCACGGACGCGCCATGGCGGATGTGCTGGTGGAAGTGCAGATTTTGGACGAGGAACAAGAGCCCTGCCGCCTAGAACCTGCCGATCTGCAATTTGGCTATCGCCGCTCTCGCCTGCAAGACTCACCCTGGACGGTGACAGGAGCGACGCTGCAGTTGATCCCAAGCAGGGATCCGTCCCAGGTGCAGTGGGAAACCCAGCGCTACCTCAACCAACGCCTAAGCTCTCAGCCCTATCATTTGCCCAGTTGTGGCAGCGTCTTTCGCAACCCAGAGTCTCACCCTGCCGGCTGGCTAATCGAGCAGGTCGGCTTGAAGGGGTACCGCATCGGTGGGGCCCAAATTTCAGAGCGCCATGCCAACTTCATCCTCAATTGCCATCAGGCGAGTGCCAAGGACATTTACCGCTTGATTCGCTTGGCCCAGGAAAAGGTCTATCAACAATGGTCGGTGCTTTTGGAGCCGGAAGTGCGCATTCTGGGATCCTTTGAGGATTAG
- a CDS encoding DUF3598 family protein → MKTPIQCLALHLGEWHGLFSDYRPTAHGGWELVGQKRSLITFEALELGAIRQTNAYYPLEGSPTPESSQSWVYQDFSPGLRFFPDGSFSNGRLQLAPFSDFAVEQGFLWGDRKARLVQQWDAQGRLVEVTAILERRGQALDPVADCAPLSREQLRACLQGRWRGIAQSFAVAEGRFAETEVDSSGAEWLSNWDPLPGGLWIGGPDPLPIPTAQRDRSFSVSLSWFPQPEDCHCLLRLSRDYDARGAWQRVTLIRAQKDPG, encoded by the coding sequence ATGAAAACCCCGATACAATGCCTAGCCCTACACTTGGGAGAATGGCACGGCCTCTTTTCTGACTATCGACCTACTGCCCACGGTGGTTGGGAGCTAGTAGGCCAAAAGCGCAGCCTCATTACCTTTGAGGCTTTGGAGTTGGGCGCGATCCGCCAAACCAATGCCTACTACCCCCTGGAGGGATCCCCCACTCCCGAAAGCTCCCAGAGCTGGGTCTACCAGGATTTCTCGCCGGGATTGCGCTTTTTCCCCGATGGATCTTTTTCCAATGGGCGGCTGCAGCTGGCGCCGTTTAGTGATTTTGCCGTCGAGCAGGGCTTTCTCTGGGGGGATCGCAAGGCGCGGCTGGTGCAACAGTGGGATGCCCAAGGTCGTCTGGTAGAGGTAACCGCGATCCTGGAGCGGCGCGGCCAAGCTTTGGATCCCGTTGCAGACTGTGCACCCCTGAGCAGAGAGCAGCTGAGAGCCTGCCTCCAGGGGAGATGGCGGGGGATCGCCCAGAGCTTTGCGGTTGCCGAGGGCCGGTTTGCCGAAACCGAGGTGGACTCCTCGGGGGCAGAGTGGTTGAGCAACTGGGATCCCTTGCCGGGAGGGCTGTGGATTGGCGGGCCGGATCCCTTGCCCATCCCCACTGCCCAGCGGGATCGCAGCTTTTCGGTAAGCCTGAGCTGGTTTCCGCAGCCGGAAGACTGCCACTGTCTCTTGCGTTTGAGCCGAGACTACGATGCCCGC